GGCGCAGCAAAGAGCCCCGCCGGAGCGAAGAACGGCCCGGCGGGGCCCGGTGGTCAAACTGCCTCAGACAGGGCAGTCGGCCCGGTCAGTAGTTCGCGTTGGCCAAGAGCCCGCCGTCCTTGTCGTACACGGTCACCAGCCCGTTGTCGGATTCGTAGCACGACGTGAACGCGCTGGCGATCAGCTTCCCCTCACCCTGGTGCGGTCCCATCAGCCCGCCCGTGAAATCGGTGAACACCTCAGGGGCGTCGAGAATGTCGTTCCGCTTGTCAGCGCCGGTGACCTTCGTGACGTGCTTGACGGCGGCCTTCTCGGTGGCCGTGCCGGTCTTCGCGACGCAGGCCTGGAACGTCTCGGCCTGGGTTGCCTCGGCCTTGGTCTTCTCGGCCGGAGCCTCCTTCTTCGCCGGCGCCTCCCCGGCCCCGTCGGTCTTCGCGGACGCGGTTGCGGCCACGGCCTTGTCCTTCTTGGCGGTGTCGCTCGAGTCGCCGCCGCCGGCACTCGCCGCGATGCCGATGATGACAAACAGGCCGACGACGCCGAGGCAGCCGAGACCGGCGATCTTGCCGACGCTGCGCTTCTTCGGCGGCTGGGGCACCGGCGCTCCGTAGCCCGGCGGCTGCGGGTACGGCTGGTTGGGCTGCTGCTGGTACGGCTGGTCGGGCTGCTGTGGATACTGCTGGCTCATGATGTCCCCGAGGTATCGATGTGTCTTACACGTATGCGACCGGTGTGGACCCTGTGTGGTTGCGTGCGATGGGGAACCTTCACCGTTTCGTGATCAAGTGGCGTGGCGCCGAGCAGGCACTTCTCGTCACGGACCCGGGGCGGTGCACAGGCCGCTCCCAAGGGCCGGGCCCGACGGAACCTCCGGTTTCGCACTACATCCATCCGTCCAGGCCCTGGGGACGGTGCTGGCCGCGCTCGGCCTGCTGCTCGTTCCGGTCGTCAGTCACATCGGCGTGTATGTCGCCGTGCTCGCGTTGCTCGCCATGATGCTGAACGGCTTCGGGGTGGCGCTGTTCAACGTGTTCGCCGTGAGCCTGAGGATGCACAGCGGCTCGGCCGGACGGCGGACGCGAGCGTGACCGCTGCGGACACCGACACGGACGCGGACCGGCATCCCTCAGCCTGAGCGCGATCCGGGCTCGGAAGCCGACCCGGTGCGGGCTTTCGCACGCACGGCAGTCGCACACCTCGCTTGCTGCGGGGTGTGCGTCACCGCTCGGTGGAGGTCGCGTAGTGCGCTCGGAAGGAAGCCGGGTGGCGACTTCGGGGGAGGCTGCGACGCGGCCTTCCGGGAAGTTTCGTGCCCCCTGCGCCGCTTGGATGCGGATGCGGTCGCGGATGCTTCGGCGGGTGCCGCCTGCCGCCCACGACCCTCGACCACTGCTCCCGCCTCACTCATCCCTCGACGCCGGTGGAGGTGTGGGAGGCGCCGACGGGCTTGGACTCCGGGGAACCACGCTGGCGCAGGTAGACGGAGAGGATGGCCATGGACGCGACGGCCAGGAGCTCGGACTGCCAGTTCTGAAGGCTGCGGCTCCAGAAATCGGCGGAAGCGATGTACTGCGTCCACCCGATGGGAGCTTGCAGCTGCCTCAGCTGCTGCTCGTTGTAGGCGGCGACGCCCGCGATGGACTGGGCCAGCCAGGACAAGAGGAACAAGGCGGCCATGACCAGACCGAGCGACCGGGAGAACACCGCCTGGCGTACTCCACCCGCTCTTGCCCAGCGGGGCGAGTCCGGGCCGGCGTGCTCACCCAGCCGCTGGTCCTCATCCGATTCAGGGCCGGCCTTGTGCATCTCCTTCGACTCCGGCGAGCCGCGTTGGAGCAGCCAGACGGTGGCGAAGATGTACAGGAAGAACTGGAGGTACTCCGACTGCCAGTTCTCCGCCACGTCTACCGCGAAGTCCGAGGTCGTGAGGTAGTCGAGGAAGCCGATCTGCGCGAGCCCGTCGGTGGCGAGCTGGTTGTTGAACTCCGCGCTGCCCGCGATCGCCTGCCCGGCGAGAGCGAGCAGGAAGGCGAAACCGAAACCCAGAGTTATGCCGTTGTCCCGTACGAAGCGACGCACCCTCCGCCCCTTGACGGCGTCGTCCTTCTCGTTGTCGCGGCCAGGAATCCCGCCCGGGGGCGGCGGCGTGGCGGGGGTCATCGCTGCATCAGCCCCACCGCGATGAAGTAGGCCAGCCCGCCCAGGACGACGGCCAGGCAGAGCGTGAACATGGTGCGCATGGGTCAGCTCCCCTTGACGGAGCACTGGTAGGGCCGGCCGGGGCGGGGCAGGCATCCGGCCGCGGTGATCTTCCAGCCGTCCCGGAACTCTGAGAGGAACAAGGTGTCGGAGGCCAGCACCACCCGCGCCTGGCGCCCGTGGACGTCCACGCCGTGGATCGGGCCCCCGGCGGAAAGGACCTGCTCGACGATGGCGTCGGCACACGCCTTCTTCGCTGAATCCTCCACCTCACCGCGCGTCTCCGGGGCGAGAGCCGCGCACAGTGCCGTCCGATCACCGCCGCTCAGCGCCTTCTCGAAGGCCGTGGCCGCAGCGGACGCTGACGCTTTGCGTGCTGCGCTCCCGCCGCAGGCGCTCAGAGCCAGCATGAGCGCGCCGAGCAGGAGCGCCCAGGTGATGCGTCGGCCATGTCCGCTCACGCCGGCTTCTTCCTCGGGCAGATACACGTGCTGACCTATCGTGACGGCCGAGTACCCTCAACGCCGCCGGACACGCCCTTGTCCCTCGGCCCGTGACACTTGCGCGGTCAACCGCCGCCATTCCCGCCTTCCCTGACGGCGGGTTCCGGCAGCGTGCGAATGCGGGCCCATCCACCGCCCACTCTTCCGTTCGACGGCTGCACCGACTGCACCGTCGCGGGTACACACTGCACGGCAACGCAGGTGCCCGATGCCACCCGGCAGGTCGTGTACGCACTCGCACTCGCGGGGACGGTGAAGGACGGCCGCTTCTCGTCTGCGGCCCGCGCCCACACGCGGCCACCCCTGTGGCAGGACGGGGCCGCTCAGCGCACCAGAAGGTCGATCACGCCCGTCAGATCCTCCTCGCCGCTCCCCTCGGCCAGGCGGCGGCGCATGAGCTCGAAGTACGGGCTGAGCAGTTCCGGGCTGACACCCTGCTCCTCGGCGGTGCGCAGGAAGGTCGGTGTGCCGGACACCTGCATGGCGAGGTTGGAGACAACGCCCTTGGTGTAGTCGCCGCTTCGCAGCTGGTCGGCTGTCT
This Streptomyces sp. NBC_00377 DNA region includes the following protein-coding sequences:
- a CDS encoding DUF6766 family protein, whose product is MTPATPPPPGGIPGRDNEKDDAVKGRRVRRFVRDNGITLGFGFAFLLALAGQAIAGSAEFNNQLATDGLAQIGFLDYLTTSDFAVDVAENWQSEYLQFFLYIFATVWLLQRGSPESKEMHKAGPESDEDQRLGEHAGPDSPRWARAGGVRQAVFSRSLGLVMAALFLLSWLAQSIAGVAAYNEQQLRQLQAPIGWTQYIASADFWSRSLQNWQSELLAVASMAILSVYLRQRGSPESKPVGASHTSTGVEG